One genomic window of Niveibacterium sp. SC-1 includes the following:
- a CDS encoding DUF4230 domain-containing protein has protein sequence MNNKLALVLFGVLGAAAAWNMKPQKEQLSPPSPPPLVSVEEMGNLVSLKVNYADVIEFHNRATQGIPWTQWELRFGGSHVLLIARGECLIGTDLRLAKYEQLATATKTATLVAPHPKVISARLNHDPKTGGSRLYEASTSGLVALVPGTKGQTEAINLAFQKGQRDIETSCAQREFIEAARKNAEAVLLPAVSATGWKVAIAWR, from the coding sequence ATGAACAACAAACTTGCTCTCGTGTTGTTTGGCGTTCTCGGCGCCGCCGCCGCATGGAATATGAAGCCCCAAAAGGAACAGCTCTCTCCGCCTTCACCTCCACCGTTGGTCAGTGTTGAAGAGATGGGGAATTTGGTTTCGCTGAAGGTGAACTACGCGGACGTCATCGAGTTCCACAATCGGGCTACTCAAGGCATCCCGTGGACCCAATGGGAACTTCGATTCGGCGGCTCACATGTGCTGCTGATCGCACGAGGAGAGTGCCTTATCGGAACTGATCTCAGGTTGGCCAAGTATGAGCAATTGGCGACCGCTACCAAGACAGCAACGCTGGTCGCTCCTCATCCGAAGGTCATCTCAGCGCGACTGAATCACGATCCGAAGACGGGAGGCTCGCGCTTGTACGAAGCGAGCACGAGTGGACTTGTCGCGCTTGTGCCTGGAACCAAAGGGCAGACGGAGGCGATCAACCTCGCGTTTCAGAAGGGGCAACGCGACATCGAGACAAGCTGCGCGCAGCGCGAATTCATCGAAGCTGCACGCAAGAACGCCGAGGCCGTGCTCCTTCCCGCCGTTTCCGCAACCGGTTGGAAGGTCGCAATTGCCTGGCGGTAG
- a CDS encoding DUF4230 domain-containing protein, whose amino-acid sequence MTPTDLIALPAIALSVLAVVVLLLLLVRRRTSTTDIHVSLEKIKEMNELTVMTAYIKEVVTMRTQEGNWFSTTGKIILICPYEIEFRYNLRRTKISTTGGKTTVVLPPHYIKAIPGKVQFYDEKKAAYLNVWPVDFTPEERNKLINEAAAEAIKQAGILQGDLQEKVQASAKTTLMALAHAFGTNDLRFVFEGSDSVVQQLAAQQWINAQGKDQLAHTG is encoded by the coding sequence ATGACACCCACTGATCTGATCGCGCTGCCTGCTATTGCGTTGTCCGTGCTGGCTGTGGTTGTTCTGCTTCTGCTCCTTGTTCGGCGCCGAACCTCCACTACAGACATTCATGTTTCATTAGAAAAAATCAAGGAAATGAATGAACTCACAGTGATGACCGCCTACATAAAGGAGGTTGTCACAATGAGGACGCAGGAGGGAAATTGGTTCAGTACAACCGGGAAGATCATATTGATTTGTCCCTACGAGATTGAATTCAGGTATAACCTTCGCCGAACCAAGATTTCAACTACGGGAGGCAAGACCACCGTTGTCCTGCCTCCTCACTACATAAAAGCCATTCCCGGGAAGGTTCAGTTCTACGACGAAAAGAAGGCGGCATACCTGAACGTCTGGCCGGTCGATTTCACGCCAGAAGAAAGAAACAAGCTTATCAATGAGGCGGCGGCTGAGGCCATAAAACAAGCTGGAATCCTCCAAGGCGATCTTCAAGAAAAAGTTCAAGCGTCGGCAAAGACAACGTTAATGGCTTTGGCGCATGCATTCGGAACCAATGACCTTCGCTTTGTCTTTGAAGGTAGCGATTCAGTTGTTCAGCAGCTGGCGGCACAGCAATGGATCAACGCGCAGGGTAAAGACCAATTGGCTCATACAGGATGA
- a CDS encoding IS110 family transposase has protein sequence MQITTIGIDLAKSVFQVHGVDGQGKTVLRKQLKREQVAKFMANLPPCLVGMEACGGAHHWARKLKGFGHTVKLMSPQFVKPYVKSNKNDAADAEAICEAVARPNMRFVPIKSVEQQAVLSLHRVRQGFVAARTAQANQIRGLMAEFGMVLPKGICTLRSQLQGLIEHAGDELPEVFRCLMQRLYAQLVELDRHVGELEAQIKQWHHGCELSQRLEKIPGIGPLTATALVASIADARSFNNGRQLAAWLGLVPRQHSSGGKQTLLGISKRGDVYLRTLLIHGARAAILAAKRHAKSNPWLNSLLNRRNPNIAAVALANKNARTVWALLAHDREFRVNYTTGLATA, from the coding sequence ATGCAGATTACGACAATCGGGATCGACCTGGCCAAGAGCGTGTTCCAGGTGCACGGTGTGGATGGGCAGGGCAAGACTGTTTTACGCAAACAGCTCAAGCGCGAGCAGGTCGCCAAGTTCATGGCCAACTTACCGCCCTGCCTGGTTGGGATGGAGGCGTGTGGTGGCGCACACCACTGGGCGCGCAAGCTCAAGGGCTTCGGGCACACCGTCAAGCTGATGTCACCGCAATTCGTCAAGCCGTACGTGAAGAGCAACAAGAACGATGCGGCGGATGCCGAGGCGATCTGCGAAGCGGTTGCACGGCCTAACATGCGATTCGTGCCAATCAAGAGCGTTGAGCAGCAGGCTGTGTTGTCGTTGCACCGAGTGCGACAGGGCTTCGTTGCCGCGCGTACCGCACAGGCAAACCAGATTCGCGGATTGATGGCCGAGTTCGGCATGGTGCTTCCGAAGGGAATATGCACCTTGCGCAGTCAGTTGCAGGGACTCATCGAGCATGCCGGCGACGAACTACCCGAGGTGTTCCGGTGCCTGATGCAGCGCCTCTATGCGCAGTTGGTGGAACTGGACCGGCACGTGGGCGAACTCGAGGCGCAGATCAAGCAGTGGCACCACGGCTGTGAGCTCAGCCAGCGCCTAGAGAAGATTCCGGGGATCGGGCCACTGACTGCCACGGCGCTGGTGGCATCGATCGCCGATGCACGCAGCTTCAACAATGGCCGTCAGCTCGCCGCGTGGTTGGGCCTCGTTCCGCGCCAACACTCCAGCGGCGGCAAACAAACACTGCTGGGCATCAGCAAACGCGGAGACGTCTATCTGCGGACTTTGCTCATCCACGGCGCTCGCGCAGCCATTCTGGCCGCCAAGCGTCATGCGAAGTCCAACCCCTGGTTGAACAGCCTGCTCAACCGACGAAATCCGAACATCGCCGCCGTTGCCTTGGCGAACAAGAACGCAAGAACGGTCTGGGCTTTGCTCGCCCATGATCGGGAATTCCGAGTCAATTACACGACCGGGCTGGCAACGGCATAG